From a region of the Streptomyces venezuelae genome:
- a CDS encoding ROK family protein gives MPSAPFPAPRATAAASGPTVAIDIGGTKIAGALVHPDGTMTATTRRPTPRGADADSVMEAVAQVVADLSESPLWTAAVRCGIGSAGPVDTSRGTVSPVNIGAWRDFPVQERVAAELAARGADLPTVLAGDGVAMTAAEHWLGAARGHANALCMVVSTGVGGGLILNNQLHPGPTGNAGHIGHISVAFDGEPCACGGHGCVESIASGTAIARWALEQGWTPAGTDATAGAAGTTPGLHGAGGGGRDATAAGVAVAAAGGDPIALAAFDRAGRALAAAIAATATLVETDIAVIGGGVAAAGDTLFAPIRSHLASYATLSFVKDIQVVPAMLGTHAGLIGAAAAATMLLPSPPSSS, from the coding sequence ATTCCCAGCGCCCCGTTCCCCGCACCGCGGGCCACCGCAGCGGCCTCCGGACCGACCGTGGCGATCGACATCGGCGGGACGAAGATCGCCGGTGCGCTGGTGCACCCCGACGGCACGATGACGGCCACGACCCGACGCCCGACCCCACGCGGGGCCGATGCCGACAGTGTCATGGAGGCGGTCGCCCAGGTCGTCGCCGACCTCTCCGAGTCGCCGCTGTGGACCGCGGCGGTCCGCTGCGGGATCGGCAGTGCCGGCCCGGTGGACACCTCCCGGGGCACGGTCAGCCCGGTCAACATCGGGGCCTGGAGGGACTTCCCGGTCCAGGAGCGGGTCGCGGCGGAACTCGCCGCGCGCGGGGCCGACCTGCCGACCGTGCTGGCCGGAGACGGGGTGGCGATGACCGCCGCCGAGCACTGGCTGGGCGCGGCCCGTGGCCACGCGAACGCCCTGTGCATGGTGGTCTCCACGGGCGTGGGCGGCGGCCTGATCCTGAACAACCAGCTCCACCCCGGCCCCACCGGCAACGCAGGGCACATCGGCCACATCAGCGTGGCCTTCGACGGTGAACCGTGCGCGTGCGGCGGCCACGGGTGCGTCGAGTCGATCGCCTCCGGGACGGCGATCGCCCGCTGGGCCCTGGAACAGGGCTGGACCCCGGCGGGTACGGACGCAACGGCCGGCGCGGCCGGAACAACCCCGGGTCTGCACGGCGCGGGCGGTGGCGGGCGTGATGCCACGGCAGCGGGCGTGGCCGTCGCCGCCGCCGGAGGCGATCCGATCGCCCTGGCCGCCTTCGACCGGGCGGGCCGCGCCCTGGCCGCCGCCATCGCGGCCACCGCGACCCTCGTGGAGACGGACATCGCGGTCATCGGCGGGGGAGTGGCCGCCGCGGGCGACACCCTCTTCGCCCCGATCCGCAGCCACCTCGCGTCCTACGCCACGCTCTCGTTCGTCAAGGACATCCAGGTGGTGCCGGCGATGCTGGGCACCCATGCGGGCCTGATCGGCGCGGCCGCGGCGGCGACCATGCTGCTGCCTTCGCCGCCGTCCTCCTCGTGA
- the miaB gene encoding tRNA (N6-isopentenyl adenosine(37)-C2)-methylthiotransferase MiaB, which yields MTSSDRSQAVDVKRSYEVRTYGCQMNVHDSERLSGLLEDAGYVRAPEGADGDADVVVFNTCAVRENADNKLYGNLGRLAPMKTKRPGMQIAVGGCLAQKDRDTIVKRAPWVDVVFGTHNIGKLPVLLERARIQEEAQVEIAESLEAFPSTLPTRRESAYAAWVSISVGCNNTCTFCIVPALRGKEEDRRPGDILAEVEALVAEGVSEITLLGQNVNAYGSDLGDREAFSKLLRACGQIEGLERVRFTSPHPRDFTDDVIAAMAETPNVMPQLHMPMQSGSDTILRAMRRSYRQERFLGIIEKVRAAIPHAAISTDIIVGFPGETEEDFQQTMHAVREARFANAFTFQYSKRPGTPAADMDGQIPKEVVQERYMRLVALQEEISWDENKKQVGRTLEVMVAEGEGRKDGATHRLSGRAPDNRLVHFTKPEEDVRPGDVVTVDITYAAPHHLLAEGPTLTVRRTRAGDAWEKRNAAPAQPAGVMLGIPKLGVPAPLPAVTSGCSVPTSS from the coding sequence ATGACCAGCAGCGACCGGAGCCAGGCAGTGGACGTGAAGCGAAGCTACGAGGTGCGCACCTACGGGTGCCAGATGAACGTGCACGACTCGGAGCGGCTCTCCGGTCTGCTGGAGGACGCCGGCTACGTCCGGGCGCCCGAGGGCGCCGACGGCGACGCCGACGTCGTGGTCTTCAACACCTGCGCGGTCCGCGAGAACGCCGACAACAAGCTGTACGGCAACCTCGGCCGGCTGGCCCCGATGAAGACGAAGCGCCCCGGCATGCAGATCGCCGTCGGCGGCTGCCTCGCGCAGAAGGACCGCGACACGATCGTCAAGCGGGCCCCCTGGGTCGACGTCGTCTTCGGTACGCACAACATCGGCAAGCTGCCCGTGCTGCTGGAGCGCGCCCGCATCCAGGAGGAGGCGCAGGTCGAGATCGCCGAGTCGCTGGAGGCCTTCCCCTCCACGCTCCCGACCCGCCGCGAGTCCGCGTACGCCGCCTGGGTCTCGATCTCCGTCGGCTGCAACAACACCTGCACCTTCTGCATCGTCCCGGCCCTGCGCGGCAAGGAGGAGGACCGCCGCCCCGGCGACATCCTCGCCGAGGTGGAGGCCCTGGTCGCCGAAGGCGTCTCGGAGATCACCCTGCTCGGCCAGAACGTGAACGCGTACGGCTCGGACCTGGGCGACCGCGAGGCCTTCTCCAAGCTGCTGCGCGCCTGCGGCCAGATCGAGGGCCTGGAGCGGGTCCGCTTCACCTCCCCGCACCCGCGCGACTTCACGGACGACGTGATCGCTGCGATGGCCGAGACCCCGAACGTGATGCCGCAGCTGCACATGCCGATGCAGTCCGGATCGGACACGATCCTGCGGGCGATGCGCCGCTCGTACCGGCAGGAGCGCTTCCTCGGCATCATCGAGAAGGTCCGCGCCGCCATCCCGCACGCCGCGATCTCCACCGACATCATCGTGGGCTTCCCCGGTGAGACGGAGGAGGACTTCCAGCAGACGATGCACGCGGTGCGCGAGGCCCGCTTCGCGAACGCCTTCACCTTCCAGTACTCCAAGCGCCCCGGGACCCCGGCGGCCGACATGGACGGGCAGATCCCCAAGGAGGTCGTCCAGGAGCGGTACATGCGCCTGGTCGCCCTCCAGGAGGAGATCTCCTGGGACGAGAACAAGAAGCAGGTCGGCCGCACCCTGGAGGTCATGGTCGCGGAGGGCGAGGGCCGCAAGGACGGCGCCACGCACCGCCTCTCCGGCCGTGCCCCCGACAACCGCCTGGTCCACTTCACGAAGCCGGAGGAGGACGTCCGTCCCGGTGACGTGGTCACCGTGGACATCACCTACGCGGCCCCGCACCACCTGCTGGCCGAGGGCCCGACGCTGACGGTGCGCCGGACCCGCGCGGGCGACGCCTGGGAGAAGCGCAACGCCGCTCCCGCGCAGCCGGCGGGCGTCATGCTCGGGATCCCGAAGCTGGGCGTCCCGGCGCCCCTGCCGGCCGTCACCTCCGGCTGCTCGGTGCCCACCTCCTCCTGA
- a CDS encoding LysR family transcriptional regulator — MELAQLRYFVAVVEEGGFTRAGARLHVSQPGVSSQVAQLERELGQRLLDRSGRRVTPTEAGRAVLSYARAALAAVEGVRRTAEEFSGLLRGRVTLGLVPGAAGAVVDGFDVVEALGDFHDEHPGVEIALCEDISERMLAALLRGELDLAVVGLAGEPPAGVSCQVMLDEPLVAAVRADDPLMAAAVNGGIPLTALRGRSLISLPRGTGLRGVLERACAQAGFAPRVDFEAAAPAVLVRLAARGLGVAVVPSGAESGAGAGARSGDGGSGSGVGDSGGLRALRITEPGLSGRVALAWRTDGPPGPAARKLLARLRSGAPGRPAP, encoded by the coding sequence ATGGAGCTGGCTCAGCTGCGCTATTTCGTGGCCGTCGTGGAAGAGGGCGGCTTCACGCGTGCCGGGGCCCGGCTGCACGTGTCACAACCCGGGGTGAGCTCGCAGGTCGCGCAGCTGGAGCGCGAGCTCGGGCAGCGGCTGCTCGACCGGTCGGGCCGGCGGGTGACCCCGACGGAGGCGGGCCGGGCGGTGCTCTCGTACGCGCGGGCCGCGCTGGCGGCGGTGGAGGGTGTGCGGCGGACGGCCGAGGAGTTCTCCGGCCTGCTGCGCGGGCGGGTGACCCTCGGGCTGGTCCCGGGGGCGGCCGGTGCGGTGGTGGACGGGTTCGATGTGGTGGAGGCGCTCGGGGACTTCCACGACGAGCACCCGGGGGTGGAGATCGCGCTCTGCGAGGACATCTCGGAGCGGATGCTGGCCGCGCTGCTGCGCGGGGAGCTGGACCTGGCGGTGGTCGGCCTCGCGGGGGAGCCGCCTGCGGGCGTCTCCTGCCAGGTGATGCTCGACGAGCCCCTGGTCGCCGCGGTACGGGCGGACGATCCGCTGATGGCGGCCGCCGTGAACGGCGGGATCCCGCTGACGGCGCTGCGCGGGCGGTCCCTGATCAGCCTGCCGCGCGGGACCGGGCTGCGCGGGGTGCTGGAGCGGGCGTGCGCTCAGGCGGGCTTCGCACCCCGGGTGGACTTCGAGGCGGCGGCACCCGCCGTGCTGGTCCGGCTGGCCGCGCGCGGCCTGGGAGTGGCGGTGGTGCCGTCCGGAGCGGAGTCGGGAGCCGGGGCCGGGGCACGGTCCGGCGACGGCGGAAGCGGGAGTGGCGTCGGCGACAGCGGTGGACTGCGCGCGCTGCGGATCACCGAGCCGGGGCTGTCCGGGCGGGTCGCGCTGGCCTGGCGCACGGACGGACCGCCCGGACCGGCCGCGCGCAAGCTGCTGGCGAGGCTCCGCTCGGGAGCCCCCGGACGACCCGCGCCGTGA
- a CDS encoding glycoside hydrolase 5 family protein produces MPDDALRFGANYTPARGWFHHWLDFDPDEVRADLDSIAALGLDHIRVFPLWPVFQPNRALIRPRAVEQLVALADAAAERGLDVNVDGLQGHLSSFDFLPAWTRTWHRRSIFTDPDVVAGQEEYLRTLASALADRPNFLGMTVGNEINQFSGAPHPDPDRITPDQAARWLERMLAACEEGAPGRLHLHAEYDAAWYQDGHPFTPAHAARLGRATAVHSWVFNGTAQRHGRGGTATEHHAAYLIELSKAWALDPHRPVWLQEVGAPAPLIPPEHAARFTEATVANALDCPDVWGVTWWCSHDVSRDLADFPELEYGLGLLTNDRRTKPAGAAIARIAARWRGRAHRPAPRSTALAVDVGGDAGEAVCPGAGTAAGPPGRSVCAPGGAFFEAWVSLTAQGVRPAVVLAERAADAAHLAARGITEVLHVRDVT; encoded by the coding sequence GTGCCCGATGACGCGCTCCGCTTCGGCGCCAACTACACGCCGGCCCGCGGCTGGTTCCACCACTGGCTGGACTTCGATCCCGACGAGGTGCGGGCCGACCTCGACTCGATCGCCGCGCTCGGGCTGGACCACATCCGCGTGTTCCCGCTGTGGCCGGTCTTCCAGCCGAACCGGGCGCTGATCCGGCCGCGCGCCGTCGAGCAGCTCGTGGCGCTCGCCGACGCGGCGGCCGAGCGCGGGCTCGACGTCAACGTGGACGGCCTGCAAGGCCACTTGTCGAGCTTCGACTTCCTGCCCGCCTGGACCCGGACCTGGCACCGGCGCAGCATCTTCACCGACCCGGACGTGGTCGCCGGGCAGGAGGAGTACCTGCGCACGCTCGCCTCGGCCCTCGCCGACCGGCCGAACTTCCTGGGCATGACGGTCGGCAACGAGATCAACCAGTTCTCCGGCGCCCCGCACCCCGACCCCGACCGGATCACCCCGGACCAGGCGGCCCGCTGGCTGGAGCGGATGCTCGCCGCCTGCGAGGAGGGGGCCCCGGGGCGGCTGCACCTGCATGCCGAGTACGACGCGGCCTGGTACCAGGACGGGCACCCCTTCACCCCGGCCCACGCGGCCCGGCTGGGCCGGGCCACCGCGGTGCACTCCTGGGTGTTCAACGGCACCGCGCAGCGGCACGGCCGGGGCGGGACGGCGACCGAGCACCACGCCGCGTACCTGATCGAGCTCTCCAAGGCCTGGGCCCTGGACCCGCACCGCCCCGTGTGGCTCCAGGAGGTCGGGGCCCCGGCGCCGCTTATCCCGCCGGAGCACGCGGCGCGGTTCACCGAGGCCACCGTCGCGAACGCCCTGGACTGCCCGGACGTGTGGGGCGTGACCTGGTGGTGTTCACACGACGTGTCCCGGGATCTCGCGGACTTCCCGGAGCTGGAGTACGGCCTCGGCCTGCTCACCAACGACCGCCGGACCAAGCCGGCGGGCGCCGCCATCGCCCGGATCGCGGCGCGGTGGCGGGGCCGCGCGCACCGCCCGGCCCCGCGGTCCACCGCGCTCGCCGTGGACGTCGGTGGGGACGCGGGCGAGGCCGTGTGCCCCGGCGCAGGCACGGCGGCAGGGCCTCCGGGGCGTTCGGTGTGCGCGCCGGGCGGCGCGTTCTTCGAGGCCTGGGTCTCGCTGACGGCCCAGGGGGTGCGCCCGGCGGTGGTGCTCGCGGAGCGCGCCGCGGACGCCGCGCATCTGGCCGCCCGCGGCATCACCGAGGTACTGCACGTGCGCGACGTGACCTGA
- a CDS encoding maleylpyruvate isomerase family mycothiol-dependent enzyme, with protein sequence MNQSTPRPPARSTSSSPATVSRAAIAAAVAAERRELADVLDGLTPDQWDSPSLCAGWSVREVAAHMSLGFRTTVPGFAAELLRARGSLHRMTDRTARRDAAAFTARELAALLRENAGHPWKPPAAGPTGALAHDVVHGLDITVALGHPRRVPEDRLRLLLDAVTPRSLRFFGADLTGLQLRAQDLDWTHGEGTPVYGEAQDLLLVLFGRRLPPGRLNGGPEGHRVPPTLVA encoded by the coding sequence ATGAACCAGTCGACGCCCCGCCCCCCGGCCCGTTCCACCTCCTCCTCTCCCGCCACCGTGAGCCGCGCAGCGATCGCCGCGGCCGTCGCCGCCGAACGCCGCGAGCTGGCCGACGTACTGGACGGCCTCACCCCGGACCAGTGGGACTCCCCGTCGCTCTGCGCGGGCTGGAGCGTCCGCGAGGTCGCCGCCCACATGTCGCTCGGCTTCCGCACCACCGTCCCCGGCTTCGCCGCCGAACTTCTGCGGGCCCGCGGCAGCCTGCACCGGATGACCGACCGCACGGCCCGCCGCGACGCCGCCGCCTTCACCGCGCGCGAGCTCGCCGCGCTGCTCCGTGAGAACGCCGGCCACCCCTGGAAACCGCCTGCCGCCGGCCCGACCGGAGCCCTCGCCCACGACGTGGTCCACGGCCTCGACATCACCGTCGCCCTCGGCCACCCGCGCCGCGTCCCCGAGGACCGGCTGCGGCTCCTCCTCGACGCCGTCACCCCCCGGTCCCTGCGGTTCTTCGGCGCGGACCTCACCGGCCTCCAGCTGCGCGCGCAGGACCTGGACTGGACCCACGGCGAGGGAACTCCCGTGTACGGGGAAGCCCAGGACCTGCTGCTCGTCCTCTTCGGCCGCCGCCTTCCCCCGGGTCGGCTGAACGGGGGACCGGAAGGCCACCGGGTACCGCCTACCCTTGTTGCATGA
- a CDS encoding LacI family DNA-binding transcriptional regulator: MARRPTIKDIARQAGVSESAVSFALNDRPGVSQDTRARIRRVAEELGWQPNSAARALSGERSGAVGLVLARPAHTLGVESFFLQLVSGIQEVLSAARTALLFQVVEDIDAECAVYRRWWAERRVDGVLVVDPRTSDPRPALLEALALPAVTIGEALPPGGADGGAPAGPGDRGGACAAPSLAPSSAPSPAPSGVASSAPSSVRADDAGAMAQVLEHLYGLGHRRIVHVAGLPGLAHTVRRMESLRDEAARRGLGPDQVRSVVTDYSDAEGAAATRRVLAEPDPPTALVYDNDVMAVAGSAVAAGLGIPVPGRLSIVAWDDSALCRVTHPRLTALVRDTAGFGRLAAEELLAVLAGSPPGVRISERPRLEPRESTAPPPAHT; the protein is encoded by the coding sequence ATGGCCCGCAGACCCACGATCAAGGACATCGCCCGGCAGGCCGGAGTGTCGGAGAGCGCCGTCTCCTTCGCGCTCAACGACCGGCCGGGCGTCTCGCAGGACACCCGGGCCCGGATCCGGCGGGTCGCCGAGGAACTCGGCTGGCAGCCCAACAGTGCGGCCCGGGCCCTGTCCGGCGAACGCTCCGGCGCCGTCGGGCTGGTCCTCGCCCGGCCCGCGCACACGCTCGGCGTCGAGTCCTTCTTCCTCCAGCTCGTCTCCGGAATCCAGGAGGTCCTCTCCGCCGCCCGGACCGCCCTGCTGTTCCAGGTCGTCGAGGACATCGACGCCGAATGCGCGGTCTACCGCCGCTGGTGGGCCGAGCGACGGGTGGACGGCGTCCTCGTCGTCGACCCGCGTACGAGCGACCCGCGACCGGCGCTCCTGGAGGCACTGGCCCTGCCCGCGGTCACCATCGGCGAGGCCCTGCCACCCGGCGGCGCCGACGGAGGCGCGCCCGCCGGGCCCGGGGACCGGGGAGGCGCTTGCGCGGCCCCCTCCTTGGCCCCCTCCTCGGCTCCTTCCCCGGCTCCTTCCGGGGTTGCTTCCTCGGCCCCGTCCTCGGTCCGGGCCGACGACGCCGGCGCCATGGCGCAGGTCCTGGAGCACCTGTACGGGCTGGGCCACCGGCGGATCGTGCACGTCGCGGGGCTTCCCGGGCTCGCCCACACCGTCCGCCGGATGGAGTCGCTCCGGGACGAGGCCGCACGTCGCGGACTCGGCCCGGACCAGGTGCGCTCGGTGGTCACCGACTACTCCGACGCCGAGGGCGCGGCCGCCACCCGGCGGGTCCTCGCCGAGCCGGACCCGCCCACGGCGCTCGTCTACGACAACGACGTGATGGCCGTCGCCGGGAGCGCGGTCGCCGCCGGGCTGGGCATCCCCGTCCCGGGCCGGCTCTCGATCGTGGCCTGGGACGACTCCGCGCTCTGCCGGGTCACCCACCCCCGGCTCACCGCTCTCGTCCGGGACACCGCCGGCTTCGGCCGACTGGCCGCCGAGGAGCTCCTGGCCGTCCTCGCGGGCAGCCCGCCCGGGGTGCGGATCAGCGAGCGGCCGAGGCTGGAACCGCGTGAGAGTACGGCGCCGCCCCCGGCGCATACTTAA
- a CDS encoding TAXI family TRAP transporter solute-binding subunit, translated as MPLVPPRISRRHALRVLVAVLAVLGVLTWWLKPFGEPELQGELTFSTGARTGVYHRYGQLLEQAIGRDMPGMDVRLETSEGSQENLKRLATGEADFTVATADAVAKYQLDKKPGADRLRGVARLYDDYVQLVVPADSPVQSARDLRGKRVAIGQPGSGVRLVAERLLKAAKIDPVLDITSVSIGIDTMPDELEAGRLDAFFWSGGLPTNAVRELSERFDIRLVQLGDLVEQLQESGSPARYYRTAVMPQDAYARARNTSSVSTLAVPNLLVTTAASDPRLTEQLTRTVILSRDLVGRQVHAAQLVDLRTAIYTDPLDLHEGARRYYRSVKP; from the coding sequence ATGCCTCTCGTACCGCCCCGGATCAGCAGGCGCCACGCCCTGCGGGTCCTGGTGGCCGTACTCGCCGTGCTCGGCGTCCTGACGTGGTGGCTGAAGCCCTTCGGGGAGCCGGAACTGCAGGGCGAGCTGACCTTCAGCACGGGCGCGCGGACCGGGGTCTACCACCGGTACGGCCAGCTCCTGGAGCAGGCGATCGGCCGGGACATGCCCGGGATGGACGTACGGCTGGAGACCAGCGAGGGGTCGCAGGAGAACCTGAAGCGGCTGGCCACCGGCGAGGCGGACTTCACCGTGGCGACGGCGGACGCGGTCGCCAAGTACCAGCTCGACAAGAAGCCCGGCGCGGACCGGCTGCGCGGGGTCGCCCGGCTCTACGACGACTACGTGCAGCTGGTGGTCCCGGCCGACTCACCGGTGCAGTCGGCCCGTGACCTGCGCGGCAAGCGTGTCGCGATCGGACAGCCGGGCTCCGGCGTACGGCTGGTCGCGGAGCGGCTGCTGAAGGCGGCCAAGATCGACCCGGTGCTCGACATCACCTCGGTGTCCATCGGCATCGACACCATGCCGGACGAGCTGGAAGCCGGGCGGCTCGACGCGTTCTTCTGGTCCGGCGGTCTGCCGACGAACGCGGTGCGCGAACTGTCGGAGCGCTTCGACATCCGGCTCGTGCAACTCGGCGACCTGGTGGAACAGCTGCAGGAGAGCGGCAGTCCGGCGCGCTACTACCGGACGGCAGTGATGCCGCAGGACGCCTACGCGCGGGCGCGCAACACCAGCTCGGTGTCGACCCTTGCCGTGCCGAACCTGCTGGTGACCACGGCGGCGTCCGACCCCCGGCTCACCGAGCAGCTGACGCGGACGGTGATCCTCAGCCGCGACCTCGTCGGGCGCCAGGTGCACGCGGCGCAGCTCGTGGACCTGCGCACGGCGATCTACACCGACCCGCTGGACCTGCACGAGGGCGCGCGCCGGTACTACCGGTCCGTCAAACCCTGA